A genomic region of Octopus sinensis linkage group LG2, ASM634580v1, whole genome shotgun sequence contains the following coding sequences:
- the LOC115225042 gene encoding uncharacterized protein LOC115225042 has product MNELDSPPTLEELSKAIDTLACGKAPGNDGNPSEILKCGKPALLHSLHDLLCLCWEHGHIPQDMRDAKIVTLYKNKGDRSDCNNYRGISLLSVVGKACARVTLARLQTLAYRVYSESRCGFRAGRSTVDMIFSLRQLHEKCLEQ; this is encoded by the coding sequence ATGAATGAACTAGACTCTCCACCCACACTGGAAGAGCTCAGCAAGGCAATCGACACATTAGCCTGTGGCAAGGCTCCCGGGAACGATGGCAACCCATCAGAAATCCTCAAATGTGGGAAACCTGCACTGCTACACTCCCTGCATGATTTACTCTGCCTCTGCTGGGAACATGGTCATATACCGCAAGACATGAGAGACGCTAAAATCGTCACCctgtacaaaaacaaaggtgatcGCAGCGACTGCAACAACTACAGGGGTATCTCTCTACTCAGTGTAGTCGGTAAAGCCTGCGCACGAGTCACACTAGCGCGTCTACAAACATTGGCATACCGTGTTTACTCGGAGTCACGGTGTGGTTTCAGAGCAGGACGATCCACAGTGGACATGATATTCTCACTACGACAACTGCACGAGAAGTGCCTAGAACAATAG
- the LOC115225031 gene encoding protein kintoun-like, producing MSGEDRKKLDMTPEEMKRFGEAMKKEEFRKLLAEYAEEISNPENRKKYEEEITQLENERGMDIKFITPEPGHVIKSLINNKKKAFINICKNENIGKPTFTKENGPDRFGINWAIPHSLARPREDFDLKGEKCFVYDVVFHPDTYRMAQSNSKFKKLVHDTAIEAIEEHFNVTLDKKISTPKVKNNFKGVRTPTVVRTRREDGSTKTADDSDSILNSMPYPYDPNKTTKELTEEWVEKR from the coding sequence ATGTCTGGGGAAGATCGCAAGAAGCTCGATATGACTCCAGAGGAGATGAAACGGTTCGGGGAGGCGATGAAAAAGGAAGAATTCAGAAAATTACTCGCAGAGTATGCCGAAGAAATATCAAATCCTGAAAACCgcaaaaaatatgaagaagagaTTACACAACTAGAAAATGAAAGAGGTATGGATATAAAATTCATTACTCCTGAACCCGGCCATGTTATAAAATCACTTATTAATAACAAGAAAAAGGCTTTTATAAATATctgcaaaaatgaaaacattggGAAGCCAACATTTACTAAAGAGAATGGCCCTGACCGTTTTGGAATCAACTGGGCAATCCCCCATTCTTTAGCTAGACCTCGCGAAGACTTCGATCTCAAAGGTGAAAAATGCTTTGTGTATGATGTCGTGTTTCACCCGGACACTTACCGAATGGCACAGTCTAACTCTAAGTTTAAAAAGCTTGTACACGATACAGCGATAGAAGCCATTGAGGAACATTTTAATGTCACATTGGATAAAAAGATAAGTACACCCAAAGTGAAAAACAATTTCAAAGGAGTTAGAACCCCTACTGTGGTTCGAACCCGGCGAGAAGATGGATCGACCAAAACCGCAGACGACTCTGACAGCATTTTGAACAGTATGCCTTATCCATATGACCCTAATAAGACAACCAAAGAATTAACTGAGGAATGGGTGGAAAAAAGGTAA